The sequence below is a genomic window from Salinispira pacifica.
GAAGCGATAAATGTACGGCATGCGGAATCTGTTATTACGTATGCCCCGAACCGGGTGCCATCACCGTTCACAGCGGTGAGGATGTGATACCCGAGGAGCTGAAAAAGGGGGCCAGCTTTGCGTAAACAGTTAATGAAAGGAAATGAAGCGGTTATTTACGGCGCAATTCTGGGGGGAAGCACCCATTTTTTCGGCTACCCCATTACTCCGGCAAGCGAAATTGCCCATGCGGCAGCGGAGCTCTTTCCCAAAAGCGGACGGCATTTTCTCCAGGCGGAAAGCGAAGTGAGCGTAATCAGTATGCTGTTCGGAGCAGCCAGTGCAGGATCACGGGTGATGACTGCCAGCTCCGGTCCGGGGATTGCCCTCATGGCCGAAGGACTGAGTTATCTTGCAGGGGCGGAGCTTCCCTGTGTTCTTGTGGACGTGCAGCGGGCAGGTCCGGGGCTGGGAAATATCTGGCCTGAACAGAGCGACTACAACATGGTTGTGAAAGGTGGCGGTCATGGAAACTACCGCAACATCGTTCTCGCTCCCAATTCGGCACAGGAAATGTGTGATTTCACCTATAAGGCTTTTGAATTGGCAGACCGCTACCGCATGACGGTATTTGTTCTTTCGGATGCATACATCGGCCAGATGATGGAACCGGTGGCATTCCCTGAGCAAGTGAAGCATGTTGACCGTCACGACTGGGCTCTATACGGGGATACGGAAAGCCGGGAAAATCTTATCACCTCCATTCATATGAACCGGGATCTGCTCTCGGACCACAATAAAAAACTGATGCAGAAATACGCCGGTCTGGAAGATGAGATAGTGGACTTTGAAGAGTACCGTCTGGAAGACGCCCAATTCGCCATTATTGCCTACGGAATTTCCAGCCGGATTGCCCATACCGCCGTGGACGAACTGCGCAGCAAAGGTATTGCTGCAGGTCTGCTAAGACCCAAGACCCTCTTCCCCCTGCCTGAAACCAGAATCCGCCGGCTCGCCTCGGAAGTGGAGCAGATTTCCGTGATGGAACTCAGCGACGGACAGTTGTGTCAGGATGTTCAGCGGATTGTTGCGGAAAAAGTGCCTGTTCACCCATATCTGTGGATGGGCGGCGTGGTACCGCCGGTGGAGGAAGTAGTAGCCAGGGCTGAGGCCGATGCGGCCGCCCGTCCGGTGAAGGTCTGAAGGAGATACACATGGTTAAATATAAAAAGCCTGAAGCATTTTACGATACATTTGAACGAAAGGGATCCGGACAGAAGGTGACCCATTACTGCCCCGGCTGCGGTCACGGTACGGTGCACAAACTGCTGGCGGAGCTGATTCAGGAGATGGGAATAAAGGATAAAACGGTGATGCTCTCTCCTGTGGGATGTTCGGTGTTCGCCTATTACTATTTTGATACCGGTAATATCCAGTGTTCCCACGGCAGGGCCCCTGCGGTGGGTACGGGAGTGAAACGGGTTCATGACGATTCAGTGGTCATATCCTATCAGGGGGATGGCGACCTTGCGGGAATCGGAACCACCGAAATTATTCATGCGGCAAA
It includes:
- a CDS encoding 4Fe-4S dicluster domain-containing protein — its product is MNYVYIEPDECKGCRLCVHFCPNNCLTIGSQINQLGYQATIFRSDKCTACGICYYVCPEPGAITVHSGEDVIPEELKKGASFA
- the vorB gene encoding 3-methyl-2-oxobutanoate dehydrogenase subunit VorB yields the protein MKGNEAVIYGAILGGSTHFFGYPITPASEIAHAAAELFPKSGRHFLQAESEVSVISMLFGAASAGSRVMTASSGPGIALMAEGLSYLAGAELPCVLVDVQRAGPGLGNIWPEQSDYNMVVKGGGHGNYRNIVLAPNSAQEMCDFTYKAFELADRYRMTVFVLSDAYIGQMMEPVAFPEQVKHVDRHDWALYGDTESRENLITSIHMNRDLLSDHNKKLMQKYAGLEDEIVDFEEYRLEDAQFAIIAYGISSRIAHTAVDELRSKGIAAGLLRPKTLFPLPETRIRRLASEVEQISVMELSDGQLCQDVQRIVAEKVPVHPYLWMGGVVPPVEEVVARAEADAAARPVKV